The genomic segment GCACCATGCGGATCGGGCTGCTGGTCGTCGGCGCCAGCGTCGTCTTCAACATCCACGATGCCGACGAGCTCATCGCCTTCTACGACAACGGCCACGGTCCGCTGGCGCAGCTGCCGCTGTGGCTGCAGGCCCTGCTGTTCCTGGTGCTGTCCGATTTCATGCTGTACTGGCTGCACCGGCTATTCCACGACGGCGGCTTCTGGAAATATCACGCGGTCCATCATTCGTCGGAGGAGATCGGCTGGATCTCCGCGGCCCGTTTTCATCCGGTCAATCTCTTGCTCGGGACGATCAGCGTCGACGTCCTGCTGCTGATGGCAGGCATCTCCCCGAACGTCATGGTCTGGGTTGGCCCGTTCACCACCTTCCATTCGGCCTTCGTGCACGCCAACCTGAACTGGACCTTCGGACCGTTCAAATACGTGCTGGCGACGCCGGTCTTCCATCGCTGGCACCACACCTCGCTCGAAGAGGGCGGGGACACCAATTTCGCCGGAACGTTCCCGATCTGGGACGTGCTGTTCGGCACCTTCCGCATGCCGGCGGGCAGGCTGCCGCAGGATTACGGCAAGGACGAAGCGAGCATGCCCAAGGAGATCGGAGGCCAGCTCGCCTATCCGTTTCGGCACTAGGGGGCGGGCCCCGCAAATATCCGTCCGTTCAAACAATACGCGGCGAGTTTGCGGAACGTTCACGAATTAAAGGCAGGTTAGCCGGGTCGGGCACCGGCTCCGCTGTATTCGGTCGTTTCTGCCGGTTTGTGACGTCCCGGGGGTAAGAGTATGCGTAAAGAAATGCTGCGCCGTCATGTGCGCGTCTGTCTTCTGGTTGCCGCTGCGATGCTGGCAACGCCGGCCGCAGGCCTCGCCGAGCCCGTCGCCGATACCATCGCGGTCAATGTCGACCAGGCCAAGCTGGTGCGACTGCCCGGCAAGGTGGCGACCATCGTGGTCGGCAATCCCCTGATCGCCGACGTCACGCTCCAGCCCGGCGGCATGATCGTCGTGACCGGAAAGGGCTACGGGGCCACCAACTTCATCGCGCTCGACCGCGGCGGCGAGATTCTGGTGGACCGCCAGATCCAGGTCGAAGGTCCGAGCGACCGGCTCGTCACCGTCTATCGCGGCATCGAGCGCGAGTCCTACAGCTGCGTACCGCTTTGCCAGCGCCGCGTGACGCTCGGCGACAGCGATGCCTACTTCAACAACGCGATGAGCCAGGCCGGTACGCTGAGCAGCAGCGCCAGCGGCGGTGCGGGTGCCGGCGCGGCTGCCAAGCCAAACTAGCCGACCGGCCGGCCTGCACCCCGCGAGGCCGCTCGCCGCTTCGCCGGCGTCTCTCCGCGCGCCGTATTTCAGCGCGCTTCGGGACGCGCCTGGTTAACGCAGTCTTAACGGCGCGGTCCGCCGGCTGCGGATCGTCTGAAACACTTAGACAATCAGTTTCCGCTATTGAACGGGCAGATGATCGCCGGTCGCTGGGGAATTTGACGAGATGCCATCGCCTGCACCTACGAGGTTCACGCTGCGGAAGGCGCTGCTCCGGTTTCGCGGCAACCGCCGCGGCTCCGCAGCCGTCGAGTTTGCGCTGGTCGCACCGATGTTCTTCGCGCTGCTGTTCGCCATCATCGAGACGGCGCTCATGTTCTTCTCGAGCCAGGTGCTTGAGACCATCGCGCAGGACTCCGCGCGCGCGATTTTGACCGGCCAGGCCCAGGCACAAGGCGGCTCGGTGGCGGCCTGTCAGACCGCGCCCAACACCGTCTCCGCGTGCGATCAGACGACGTTCAAGGCCTTTGTCTGCACCAAGATCCCGGCGCTGTTCGATTGCAGCAAGCTTTATGTCGACGTTGTCAGCACCAGCTCCTTCGGGACGCTCAGCCTCACCAACTTCGGCACTTCCTGCACCTTCAATCCCTCCGGCATGCAGTACAGTGCCGGAAGCTCCGGACAGGTCGTCGTGGTGCGCCT from the Bradyrhizobium sp. WBAH42 genome contains:
- a CDS encoding sterol desaturase family protein, with protein sequence MSSLPMQVALMLGETIVKVIPVTFLLAAVFTVLEHFWACNPGAPWWRKREIVTDICYWFFVPVFARTMRIGLLVVGASVVFNIHDADELIAFYDNGHGPLAQLPLWLQALLFLVLSDFMLYWLHRLFHDGGFWKYHAVHHSSEEIGWISAARFHPVNLLLGTISVDVLLLMAGISPNVMVWVGPFTTFHSAFVHANLNWTFGPFKYVLATPVFHRWHHTSLEEGGDTNFAGTFPIWDVLFGTFRMPAGRLPQDYGKDEASMPKEIGGQLAYPFRH
- a CDS encoding pilus assembly protein N-terminal domain-containing protein, which translates into the protein MRKEMLRRHVRVCLLVAAAMLATPAAGLAEPVADTIAVNVDQAKLVRLPGKVATIVVGNPLIADVTLQPGGMIVVTGKGYGATNFIALDRGGEILVDRQIQVEGPSDRLVTVYRGIERESYSCVPLCQRRVTLGDSDAYFNNAMSQAGTLSSSASGGAGAGAAAKPN
- a CDS encoding TadE/TadG family type IV pilus assembly protein; translated protein: MPSPAPTRFTLRKALLRFRGNRRGSAAVEFALVAPMFFALLFAIIETALMFFSSQVLETIAQDSARAILTGQAQAQGGSVAACQTAPNTVSACDQTTFKAFVCTKIPALFDCSKLYVDVVSTSSFGTLSLTNFGTSCTFNPSGMQYSAGSSGQVVVVRLFYQWPLIVTGLGYNMGCNNKRLMVATAAFKNEPF